In Colletotrichum higginsianum IMI 349063 chromosome 3, whole genome shotgun sequence, a genomic segment contains:
- a CDS encoding Copper radical oxidase: MRVNLSLFLSLLGLACQVQADPTWPSDVDELEEIMYQTFNARSRKFADSVFPCNKGISGTGRQTAAEWLRTAFHDMAPANKGAGVGGLDASIQYELATTSTGENTGPAFASSLTFFAPYLTRKSSMSDLIALGVYTSVLSCGGPSIALRSGRIDAAVRGAIGVPQPGNAISIFRTQFDRMGFTPQEMVQVTACGHTIGGVHSAENPTIVPVGTFANGMAPMDTTAGVFDSKIVTEYLDGTTTNPLVFTIGTARNMNSDFKVFNSDNATMRAMADNAVFKSVCKTMFEKMIDTVPSGVALSDAIKPYTVKPVELQLSLASPSTMQLKGYIRVRTTDIPLGDIAGLTVNYKTRDGSSTCGSGNCVFTLSVLGISRGLEDNFAWFPITQTFPVSTGISSFTVTINKNDGSSTLFNNNGNGYPLQDGIFLQQPQSCLLQTTGDATFVAAVRNDRASLPVRVEISYKTKRTNSVVPLLSKMTIDMVKGDCRGSYTFFTVTTNIPGGLSFESTMDFISGEGASALVDSFKKADPIGGTCAAWSGGSGTCNGVTVSSTATPTTSSASRTSSTVPTATLHHRETMGGYKLVSCWTEASGGRALTGAAFAYDGMTLDSCMANCTGFDYWGTEYGRECYCGNSLAASTTSAPLSDCSMQCSGDSTQYCGAGNRIELYSTTATRSSSSTPAPTATLAHINTVGKYSFMGCHTEADGGRALRAAQTAGDDMTLEKCAAFCSDYTFFGTEYGRECYCGNELQATSKTAPLSECNMKCAGNPYQYCGDGNRLELFKVSSSSSTAVTSTSSATPTSSSATSFSAQAGTPSSTSTAPITSSSHLSSSSEHPSEVLSTTSSTSSLPHFTSAASESSSHAEPSSSLTTSSPPTSSAPSSSSSVPSSTRTSSSTSTVPTLAHKPTVSPFTLVGCWTEGNGVRALSQKNYASGDNMTLEYCASYCSNYKYFGTEYSSECFCGNSLAPSSSEAPLADCGMTCSGNQYEYCGGGNRLTLYRSDKQVTDPTQPATAGAYTFLGCRTEPAQGGRALDAKATASDKMTNEACAAFCDGYSYFGTEYGGECYCGNTLPVTSLEAPASDCSMICTGSTTEYCGNGNRLSVYKK; encoded by the exons ATGAGGGTGAACCTTTCTCTGTTTCTCAGCCTCCTGGGCCTGGCATGCCAGGTCCAGGCCGATCCGACTTGGCCTTCAGAtgtcgacgagctggaggagATCATGTATCAGACGTTCAACGCCAGATCACGAAAGTTTGCCGACTCCGTCTTTCCTTGCAACAAGGGAATATCCGGCACAGGCCGTCAAACTGCTGCCGAATGGCTGAGAACCGCCTTTCACGACATGGCGCCCGCCAACAAGGGCGCAGGCGTAGGAGGCTTGGATGCGTCTATTCAGTATGAGCTGGCAACTACGTCCACCGGAGAGAATACCGGCCCTGCCTTCGCGTCTTCGTTGACCTTCTTTGCGCCCTACCTGACCCGCAAGAGCAGTATGTCGGATCTGATCGCCCTCGGAGTGTACACCTCTGTGCTGTCCTGCGGCGGCCCATCGATCGCCTTGCGTTCTGGTCGCATCGACGCGGCCGTGAGAGGCGCCATCGGCGTGCCGCAGCCCGGCAACGCCATTTCCATCTTCCGGACACAGTTTGACCGCATGGGGTTCACGCCTCAGGAGATGGTCCAGGTGACGGCCTGCGGTCACACCATTGGCGGTGTGCATTCGGCCGAGAATCCAACCATCGTCCCCGTCGGCACTTTTGCCAACGGCATGGCACCCATGGACACGACAGCCGGCGTTTTCGACAGCAAGATCGTTACCGAGTATCTCGACGGCACCACCACGAATCCGCTCGTCTTTACCATAGGCACCGCCCGAAACATGAATTCTGACTTCAAGGTTTTCAACTCGGATAACGCGACGATGCGTGCCATGGCCGACAACGCTGTCTTCAAATCCGTTTGCAAAACGATGTTCGAGAAGATGATCGATACCGTGCCGTCTGGCGTCGCCCTCAGCGATGCTATCAAGCCCTATACGGTCAAGCCGGTCGAGCTCCAGCTCTCCCTTGCCTCTCCTTCCACCATGCAGCTCAAGGGCTACATCCGTGTTCGAACGACCGACATACCGCTGGGTGACATTGCGGGCCTGACAGTAAACTACAAGACCAGGGACGGGAGCTCTACCTGCGGATCCGGCAATTGCGTCTTCACGCTCTCGGTCCTAGGCATTTCCCGAGGCCTGGAAGACAACTTCGCCTGGTTTCCAATTACTCAGACCTTCCCCGTCAGCACGGGTATCTCCTCTTTCACCGTCACCATCAACAAGAATGACGGCTCGAGCACTCTTTTCAACAACAACGGCAACGGGTACCCCTTGCAGGATGGCATCTTTCTCCAACAGCCCCAGAGCTGCCTCCTGCAGACGACTGGTGACGCCACCTTTGTCGCTGCAGTCCGCAATGACCGAGCATCCCTTCCGGTCAGGGTGGAGATCTCATACAAGACGAAGCGCACGAACAGTGTTGTGCCTCTATTGAGCAAGATGACCATCGACATGGTCAAGGGGGACTGTCGAGGCAGCTACACTTTCttcaccgtcaccaccaaTATCCCCGGCGGTCTCAGCTTCGAGTCGACCATGGACTTCATCAGTGGAGAAGGCGCCTCCGCCTTGGTCGACTCTTTCAAGAAGGCCGACCCCATCGGAGGCACCTGCGCAGCGTGGTCGGGAGGATCTGGCACTTGCAACGGCGTCACCGTTTCCTCTACCGCAACaccgacgacctcgtcagCCTCTCGCACATCCAGCACTGTTCCCACCGCCACTCTCCATCATCGGGAGACTATGGGTGGGTACAAGCTTGTTTCCTGCTGGACCGAGGCCTCGGGTGGCCGCGccctcaccggcgccgccttcgctTACGACGGCATGACGCTGGACAGCTGCATGGCGAACTGCACCGGATTCGACTACTGGGGTACTGAGTATGGGCGCGAGTGCTACTGTGGCAACTCCCTGGCTGCCTCTACTACTTCGGCTCCCTTGAGCGACTGCAGCATGCAGTGCTCCGGCGATTCGACGCAGTACTGCGGAGCTGGCAACCGTATCGAGCTGTACTCGACCACGGCCACTCGCAGTagcagctcgacgccggcgccgacagcaACTCTTGCCCATATCAACACCGTCGGCAAGTATTCGTTCATGGGTTGCCACACCGAGGCCGATGGTGGCCGTGCTCTACGGGCTGCTCAGACCGCTGGCGACGACATGACGCTGGAGAAGTGTGCCGCATTCTGCTCCGACTACACCTTCTTTGGCACCGAGTATGGTCGCGAAT GCTACTGTGGCAACGAACTGCAGGCTACCAGTAAGACCGCTCCTCTCAGCGAGTGCAACATGAAGTGCGCCGGCAACCCGTACCAGTactgcggcgacggcaaccGTCTCGAGCTTTTCAAAGTCAGCAGCTCCTCTTCTACCGCTGtcacgtcgacgtcgtccgcgaCACCCACATCCAGCTCCGCGACCTCTTTCAGTGCCCAGGCAGGGACGCCATCTTCAACCTCTACAGCACCAATAACCAGCTCATCGCATctctcgagctcgtcggaGCACCCTTCTGAAGTCCTCAGCACCACCTCATCCACCAGCTCATTGCCGCATTTCACCTCTGCGGCTTCTGAATCAAGCAGCCACGCCGAGCCTTCTAGCAGCTTGACTACGAGCTCACCCCCAACTTCTTCGGCCCCATCGTCTTCCAGCAGTGTGCCTTCCAGCACCAGGACCTCAAGTTCGACGAGCACCGTCCCCACGCTGGCTCACAAGCCTACCGTTTCTCCTTTCACATTGGTGGGCTGTTGGACAGAAGGCAACGGCGTGCGTGCATTGAGCCAAAAGAACTACGCTTCCGGAGACAACATGACACTGGAGTACTGCGCATCCTACTGTTCAAACTACAAATACTTTGGGACTGAATACAGCAGTGAATGCTTCTGCGGCAACTCCCTCGCTCCGTCCAGTTCAGAGGCCCCCTTGGCCGACTGCGGCATGACCTGCAGCGGCAACCAGTACGAATACTGCGGCGGAGGCAACAGGCTGACCTTGTACCGATCCGACAAACAAGTAACAGATCCCACTCAGCCGGCCACCGCTGGAGCGTACACGTTCCTTGGCTGCCGTACGGAGCCCGCGCAGGGCGGACGCGCCCTGGACGCGAAGGCCACTGCCTCGGATAAGATGACAAACGAAGCGTGTGCGGCGTTCTGTGACGGCTACAGCTACTTCGGTACAGAATACGGCGGCGAATGCTACTGTGGCAACACGCTGCCTGTGACCTCCCtcgaggcgccggcgagcgaCTGCAGCATGATTTGCACAGGATCAACCACTGAGTATTGCGGTAACGGCAACCGCCTATCGGTGTATAAGAAGTGA